A single window of Lutzomyia longipalpis isolate SR_M1_2022 chromosome 1, ASM2433408v1 DNA harbors:
- the LOC129787316 gene encoding glucose dehydrogenase [FAD, quinone]-like, producing the protein MECFTSPCASLSTGAANQFLELLVNYMSLSMCSLSPPEMWPADYGDIAIRKGFGNYDFIIVGAGSAGCVLANRLSENPDWKILLLEAGGDPPIEAAIPALASAMYKTQYDWNYNTESKENINRYATIWPLGKMLGGSSSMNLMAYVRGNEDDYNRWEALGNPTWGFDDVLPYFKKSECNRNPEIADAFGGYYHSTDGLLSVQLWSGNNSLTSDIIEAARELGYPFVQDVNANRHTGFTFLQATINDGIRASTAAAFLVPAKDRPNLHVVKQAHVLNLEIDGKGVVSGVKVLLRGQQVLSAYAEKEVIVSSGTINSPQILMLSGIGPADHLNEMGLPVVSNLQVGKNLQNHPAILLALKVDPDTPAASETDSLQAFFQYLTGHKGPFSTISLQGITGFVNLEDPLGLYPDFQITHTFFQKGQQSNAEGFLKSVGFSNFQFVEKLGAEVEKSGVLFVSLAYLQEKSRGEVLLRSVEPAEKPRIFPNNLSEESDVEILLKAIRWYLQFLNTEPFRSRQVTLLELQLPECQGLEFGSDDYWLCYLEHLIRTFSHPVGTCKMGPDSDPDAVVNSRLRVRGTTGLRVVDASIMPYIVRGNTNAPTIMIAEKAADFIKEDWGFSVQ; encoded by the exons atggaATGTTTTACATCACCATGTGCAAGTTTAAGTACAGGAGCTGCAAATCAGTTCCTTGAACTTCTTGTGAACTATATGAGCCTTTCTATGTGTTCCCTTTCTCCACCTGAGATGTGGCCTGCTGATTATGGAGATATTGCCATTAGAAAAG GTTTTGGAAATTACGATTTTATTATTGTTGGAGCAGGATCAGCTGGATGTGTGCTAGCTAATCGGCTTAGCGAAAATccagattggaaaattcttctattaGAAGCTGGAGGTGACCCTCCAATTGAAGCAGCT ATACCTGCTCTAGCTTCAGCTATGTACAAGACACAGTACGACTGGAACTATAACACtgaatcaaaagaaaacatcaaTAGATACGCTACTATCTGGCCTTTGGGAAAGATGCTAGGAGGTTCtagttcaatgaatttaatggcTTACGTAAGAGGTAACGAAGATGATTACAACCGCTGGGAAGCTCTTGGGAATCCAACCTGGGGATTTGACGATGTTTTACCGTACTTTAAGAAATCCGAATGTAATCGTAATCCTGAAATCGCGGACGCTTTTGGGGGCTACTACCACTCAACTGATGGCTTACTTTCTGTTCAGCTCTGGAGTGGCAACAATTCACTAACCAGCGACATAATTGAAGCAGCTAGGGAGTTGGGATATCCTTTTGTACAGGATGTAAATGCAAACAGGCATACCGGCTTTACATTTCTTCAAGCAACGATTAATGATGGAATTCGTGCAAGTACAGCTGCAGCATTCTTAGTTCCTGCCAAGGATCGACCTAACCTACATGTAGTCAAACAAGCGCATGTTCTTAATTTGGAGATTGACGGCAAAGGCGTAGTTTCCGGAGTTAAAGTCCTTCTCAGAGGGCAACAAGTACTCAGCGCTTATGCTGAAAAAGAAGTCATTGTTAGCAGTGGAACTATAAATTCCCCTCAAATTCTCATGCTGTCTGGAATTGGGCCAGCTGATCATCTTAACGAAATGGGACTCCCTGTTGTAAGTAATCTGCAAGTTGGTAAGAACCTACAGAATCATCCAGCTATACTTCTAGCTCTAAAAGTCGATCCAGACACTCCGGCTGCATCAGAAACTGACTCTCTTCAAGCTTTCTTTCAATACCTAACAGGACATAAAGGACCTTTCAGTACAATTAGTTTACAAGGAATCACAGGCTTTGTAAATCTTGAAGATCCCCTGGGATTGTATCCTGATTTCCAAATAACTCATACTTTCTTTCAAAAAGGACAACAAAGCAATGCTGAGGGTTTTCTCAAATCCGTTGGGTTcagtaattttcaatttgtggaaaaattaggGGCTGAAGTGGAAAAATCTGGCGTTCTTTTTGTTTCTCTCGCATATCTTCAGGAGAAATCAAGAGGAGAAGTTTTGTTGCGTAGCGTTGAACCTGCAGAGAAGCCTCGGATCTTTCCTAACAACTTATCTGAGGAATCTGACGTTGAAATCTTACTTAAGGCTATACGATGGTATTTACAATTCCTGAATACGGAACCATTCAGATCACGTCAAGTTACTCTTCTCGAACTCCAACTTCCTGAATGTCAAGGACTAGAATTCGGTAGTGATGACTACTGGCTTTGCTACTTGGAGCATTTAATTAGAACTTTCTCCCATCCCGTTGGGACTTGCAAAATGGGCCCTGATTCCGATCCTGACGCTGTAGTTAATTCAAGATTGCGAGTTAGGGGAACTACTGGGTTAAGGGTCGTTGATGCTAGTATCATGCCCTATATTGTCAGAGGAAATACAAATGCCCCAACAATTATGATTGCAGAGAAAGCAGctgattttattaaagaagattGGGGCTTTAGTGTTCAATAA